TTCTTGCTCATTGCTCTGATTTTTACCCTTGGCTTTCTCGTTATTAATCAAGGCCCTTTTATTAAACACCGATCCAGTATTGGAAATGGCGCGCTTGCCATTCGCCCGTTAGAACCGCCACGAAGTAGTTTTCATCGCAATCTCCTTTCAGAGAATGGCGATGATTCACTCGCTTTAACTTTTCCCGATGGTACGCTGGCAGATGCGGAAACAGAAGTCCTTGACGGAGGTTCTCCTGCTTCGACCCAAACCGAGTCACAACCTGCCATTGACCAGCCCCTGGCAAGTCAACAGGAAAAGGAACTTCCCGCGATCGATGACTCACGCTTATTTTCAGATAATACCAATGCGCGGCTTTCTCAGGAAGCGCTTGGTAGTCCCCGTGGTCAGGACCTGGGAAATACCCGCGGAACTTCAACCTCCGATGGATATGGCAACGTTTCCAATCTTTCTGTACTTGATACCGCAAAAAAACAACAGACCCGCGAGCAGCCTGAACCAAGCGCGGCCAGACTGTTGCCCGAAGTTAAAAACTACCACCTCATTGCCGGAAGCTTTGGCACACTATCAGCTGCACAAAAATTTGTAAATCAAATGAAAGGCGAAGGCGCTGATGCTATTATTCTTTTTCCTGTGAAAGGTACTACCCAAACATACCGGGTCAGTATTTATCGAAACAGCATCCGGGCAAAAGTGGAAGAATATGGCGCAAAACAAGAAAGGCTTGGAC
The Bacteroidia bacterium DNA segment above includes these coding regions:
- a CDS encoding SPOR domain-containing protein encodes the protein MELSVEVYLTSAFRELDAFALPKIGTFRKIRKGAHISDDASLVFPPEVEIEFHPIPDPRLDLTYYLRDHIHIEIHEAERIVQSIYETILRSLKEFGYFEVSKIGMLKEDQEHILKFFTYHSKDNVLADDFFGLTPVRFSQNNQLVLHQGENPTYMKNDYSAEKTMNFSTVGWKTFLLIALIFTLGFLVINQGPFIKHRSSIGNGALAIRPLEPPRSSFHRNLLSENGDDSLALTFPDGTLADAETEVLDGGSPASTQTESQPAIDQPLASQQEKELPAIDDSRLFSDNTNARLSQEALGSPRGQDLGNTRGTSTSDGYGNVSNLSVLDTAKKQQTREQPEPSAARLLPEVKNYHLIAGSFGTLSAAQKFVNQMKGEGADAIILFPVKGTTQTYRVSIYRNSIRAKVEEYGAKQERLGLKSGWIFEER